The proteins below are encoded in one region of Rhododendron vialii isolate Sample 1 chromosome 7a, ASM3025357v1:
- the LOC131333812 gene encoding disease resistance protein RPM1-like: MRNNDLSSFARKEYHGSVYNLQPLPHQQSWDLFCKKAFQGNPCPSHLEDLSRDILKRCEGLPLAVVAIGGLLSTKENSLDKWERVYRCLGAELESNDKLVSMKKILSLSYFDLPYYLKLCFLYLSIFPEDFFIGHMTLIRLWVAEGFVEAKGGMTKEEVAEGYVNELINRSLVQVAKKRYDGRSKSYRIHDLWREIVVSKSREQNFVSFASAEKVRRLSVHTNLENIQINCFTRLRSLLVFSIEDPLSMLSKVVSFGKGTRLLTVLDLRGTDLKTFPEEIVKLVHLTYLSLRETEVKLIPKSIGNLKKLETLDLKLTRVIELPEEILKLQYLRHLLLSSDKRLNDCYYGFHIVSGFKAPKGIGSLTSLQKLCYIETDNGSKNSIVFNELGKLTQLRKLHILRLPQEDGKVLCSSLEKLNNRQSWYVGAKEEDEIIDLDSLSSVPRQLRTLYLKGCLQNLPHWIHSLHNLTRVCLWWSKLRDVDPLQSFQDLPNLVCLHLVVACEGEGLCFKAGGFQSLKCLWLIQMEGLKWVRVEAGSMPLLEEAYLYDCKSMKKLPLGIVHLTNLKRLELVYLSDSLIASLNRDLKGGDYLKIAHIPEVVTGDSKSGIWKITYL; encoded by the coding sequence ATGAGAAATAATGATCTATCATCTTTTGCTCGTAAAGAATATCATGGTTCTGTTTATAATCTCCAACCCTTGCCTCACCAACAATCATGGGACCTGTTTTGCAAGAAGGCATTTCAAGGGAATCCTTGTCCCTCACATTTGGAAGATCTTTCAAGAGACATCTTGAAAAGATGCGAGGGTTTACCACTTGCAGTTGTGGCAATCGGTGGTCTTTTATCAACGAAGGAGAATAGTCTTGACAAGTGGGAGAGGGTTTACCGCTGCCTTGGAGCGGAACTAGAAAGCAATGACAAACTCGTGAGCATGAAAAAGATATTGTCCCTCAGTTACTTTGATCTGCCTTACTATCTCAAGTTATGTTTTTTGTACTTGAGTATTTTTCCAGAAGATTTTTTCATTGGCCACATGACATTAATTCGGCTGTGGGTGGCGGAAGGATTTGTAGAAGCGAAAGGAGGAATGACAAAAGAAGAAGTTGCTGAGGGATACGTCAATGAGCTAATCAATAGAAGTTTAGTTCAAGTGGCAAAGAAGAGGTATGACGGGAGGTCAAAAAGTTATCGAATCCATGACTTATGGCGTGAAATAGTTGTTTCAAAGTCGAGAGAGCAAAACTTTGTGTCGTTTGCCAGTGCCGAGAAGGTGCGACGCTTATCAGTACACACTAATTTGGAAAACATACAAATCAATTGCTTCACTCGACTTCGTTCTTTGCTTGTGTTTAGCATAGAAGATCCGCTATCAATGTTGTCAAAAGTTGTGTCGTTCGGCAAAGGGACGAGGCTATTAACGGTGTTAGACTTGAGAGGTACAGATTTGAAAACATTTCCTGAAGAAATTGTGAAGCTAGTTCATCTTACTTATCTAAGTCTAAGGGAGACCGAGGTAAAATTGATCCCGAAGTCAATTGGAAACCTCAAGAAACTAGAAACATTGGATCTCAAGTTGACACGTGTTATAGAGTTGCCAGAAGAGATACTGAAGTTGCAATATCTTCGTCATCTCTTATTGAGTAGTGACAAAAGATTGAATGATTGTTACTATGGTTTTCACATTGTATCTGGATTCAAAGCCCCAAAAGGAATAGGGAGCTTGACATCCTTACAGAAATTATGTTATATTGAGACAGACAATGGAAGTAAGAATAGCATTGTGTTTAATGAGCTTGGGAAGCTGACTCAACTGAGGAAGTTGCACATTTTAAGACTACCACAGGAAGATGGGAAGGTGTTATGTTCATCCCTTGAGAAGCTAAACAACCGTCAATCGTGGTATGTTGGTGCTAAAGAGGAAGATGAGATCATTGATCTAGATTCTTTGTCTTCGGTGCCTCGGCAACTTCGGACACTCTATTTAAAAGGATGCCTGCAAAACCTACCCCATTGGATACATTCACTTCACAACCTGACGAGAGTATGCTTATGGTGGAGTAAGTTAAGGGATGTTGATCCACTGCAATCCTTTCAAGACTTGCCCAATTTGGTTTGCCTTCATCTCGTGGTGGCTTGTGAAGGAGAGGGATTATGTTTCAAGGCAGGTGGGTTTCAAAGCCTCAAATGTTTATGGCTGATTCAAATGGAAGGATTAAAATGGGTGCGAGTGGAGGCAGGCTCAATGCCTCTTCTTGAAGAGGCATATCTCTACGATTGCAAATCGATGAAGAAGTTGCCCTTAGGGATTGTACATCTGACCAACCTTAAACGTCTTGAATTGGTTTATTTGTCAGATAGCTTGATTGCAAGTTTGAATAGAGACTTAAAAGGTGGGGattatttgaaaattgcacaCATCCCTGAAGTTGTGACCGGGGACAGCAAGTCAGGcatttggaaaataacttatcTTTGA